In Dasypus novemcinctus isolate mDasNov1 chromosome 10, mDasNov1.1.hap2, whole genome shotgun sequence, one DNA window encodes the following:
- the HPX gene encoding hemopexin, with translation MARVLGAPLALGLVGLCCSLAVAHPLLAGTPRKGAEGGNGTTLDPDVIERCSDGWGIDAATLDDDGTMLFFKGESVWKGYAWTRELITERWKDFIGPVDAAFRLGHDRVFLIKGDKIWVYPPDKEKANPKLLKDEFPGIPSPVDAAVECHRGECPNEGILFFQGNRKWFWDMATGTTKERSWPAVGNCSSALRWLGRHYCFLQNQFLRFNPITGEVPPQYPRDVRDYFMSCPGRGHAPGHRNRTSHRNGTHHGHGYIDVRCGPDVVLSALVADNHGATYAFTESYYWRLDTSKDGWHRWPIAHQWPQGPSIVDAAFSWEDKFYLVQGTKVYVFLTKGGYTLASGYPKRLEKEFGSPNGISLESVDAAFSCPGSSRLHIMAGRQLWWLDLKSGAQATWTELSWPHKKVDGALCVEKSLGPNPCSTNGPSLYLIHGPDLYCYGDVDKLKTAKTLPQAQRVTSLLGCNHGGGS, from the exons ATGGCTAGGGTATTGGGAGCACCACTTGCACTGGGACTGGTGGGCCTGTGCTGCTCACTGGCCGTGGCCCACCCTCTTCT GGCTGGTACCCCCAGGAAGGGGGCCGAAGGTGGCAATGGGACTACTCTGGACCCAGACGTGATTG AGCGCTGCTCAGATGGCTGGGGCATTGATGCTGCCACCCTGGACGACGAtgggaccatgctgttttttaaag GGGAGTCTGTGTGGAAGGGTTATGCATGGACCCGAGAGTTGATCACAGAGAGGTGGAAGGATTTCATCGGCCCTGTGGATGCTGCATTCCGCCTTGGTCATGACAGAGTCTTCCTGATCAAG GGGGACAAAATCTGGGTGTACCCTCCTGATAAGGAGAAAGCAAATCCAAAGTTGCTCAAAGATGAATTTCCTGGAATCCCTTCCCCCGTGGATGCAGCTGTGGAATGTCACCGTGGAGAGTGCCCAAATGAGGGTATCCTTTTCTTTCAAG GTAACCGCAAGTGGTTCTGGGACATGGCTACGGGAACCACAAAGGAGCGTTCCTGGCCTGCCGTTGGGAACTGCTCCTCTGCCCTGCGATGGCTCGGCCGCCACTACTGCTTCCTGCAAAACCAGTTCCTGCGTTTCAACCCCATCACGGGGGAGGTGCCTCCCCAGTACCCTCGAGATGTCCGAGACTACTTCATGTCCTGCCCTGGCAGAG GTCATGCCCCTGGACACAGGAATAGGACCAGCCATAGAAATGGTACACACCACGGCCATGGGTATATAGATGTGCGCTGTGGTCCAGATGTAGTCTTGTCTGCACTGGTAGCTGACAACCATGGTGCCACCTATGCCTTCACTG AGTCCTACTACTGGCGTCTGGACACCAGCAAGGATGGGTGGCATAGATGGCCCATTGCTCATCAGTGGCCCCAAGGCCCTTCCATAGTAGATGCTGCCTTTTCCTGGGAGGACAAGTTCTATCTGGTCCAG GGCACCAAGGTGTATGTCTTCCTGACAAAGGGAGGTTATACCCTAGCAAGTGGTTATCCAAAGAGGCTGGAGAAGGAATTTGGGAGCCCTAATGGGATTAGCCTTGAGTCTGTGGATGCAGCCTTTAGCTGTCCTGGATCTTCTCGGCTCCACATCATGGCAG GACGGCAGCTGTGGTGGCTTGACCTGAAGTCAGGAGCTCAGGCCACATGGACAGAGCTTTCTTGGCCCCATAAGAAGGTTGATGGAGCCCTGTGTGTGGAAAAGTCCCTTGGCCCCAACCCATGTTCCACCAATGGTCCCAGCTTGTACCTCATCCACGGCCCTGATTTGTACTGCTATGGAGATGTGGACAAACTGAAGACAGCAAAGACCCTTCCCCAGGCCCAGAGAGTAACCAGCCTCCTGGGCTGCAATCATGGAGGGGGCTCCTGA